A genomic segment from Yimella sp. cx-51 encodes:
- a CDS encoding shikimate dehydrogenase, translating into MHRAAVLGSPIQHSLSPVLHRAAYVSLGLRDWSYDRFEVDEAGLAGFLAELDDSWAGLSLTMPLKEQALVLADQCDPLALQTGAVNTLVADETGWTGYNTDVHGLVAALGDAGVGPGAGMETAMILGSGATARSALAAVAEIGVTRVVFGVRREARESTMAQARDHGIDATTILLTECAGHLHDIRLVISTLPAGAADGFGNDVLERGPMAPDDSVWLDAVYAGWPTLFAQAASAVGAQVVSGLEMLVHQAVRQVELMTGMTPDLGVVQAAGRAALARG; encoded by the coding sequence ATGCATCGCGCGGCGGTGCTCGGGTCACCGATCCAGCACTCGCTGTCGCCGGTGCTGCATCGCGCGGCCTACGTGAGTCTCGGACTGCGCGACTGGAGCTACGACCGGTTCGAGGTGGACGAGGCGGGCCTGGCCGGTTTCCTGGCTGAGCTGGACGACAGCTGGGCGGGGCTGTCGCTGACGATGCCGCTGAAGGAGCAGGCACTCGTGCTGGCCGACCAGTGCGATCCGCTCGCCCTGCAGACCGGCGCCGTCAACACCTTGGTGGCCGACGAGACCGGCTGGACCGGCTACAACACCGATGTCCACGGCTTGGTCGCAGCGCTCGGGGACGCCGGCGTCGGACCAGGTGCCGGGATGGAGACGGCGATGATCCTTGGATCGGGGGCGACCGCCAGGTCGGCCTTGGCCGCGGTGGCCGAAATAGGTGTCACCCGGGTGGTCTTCGGAGTACGTCGTGAAGCGCGGGAGTCAACGATGGCTCAAGCCCGTGATCACGGGATCGACGCAACGACGATCTTGTTGACCGAGTGTGCGGGTCATCTGCACGACATCCGCTTGGTGATCAGCACCCTTCCGGCGGGTGCCGCCGACGGGTTCGGCAACGACGTATTGGAGCGTGGCCCGATGGCGCCGGACGACTCGGTGTGGCTGGATGCCGTTTATGCCGGTTGGCCGACCCTCTTCGCCCAGGCGGCGTCGGCCGTCGGGGCGCAGGTGGTCTCCGGCCTGGAAATGTTGGTGCACCAGGCAGTGCGCCAGGTGGAACTCATGACCGGGATGACCCCCGACCTCGGTGTCGTCCAAGCTGCTGGACGGGCTGCGTTGGCTCGCGGCTGA
- the mltG gene encoding endolytic transglycosylase MltG, with product MNDSRLSDSIFGGGEEPGEPVRRLPGQRPKPAQTRAQARQQRPADSGGGDGPSQVQRNRRSCLVMLLAAVLVLGGVGLAVGTLGSSLLPSFGGGSDEGGDFTGEGSGTVDVQVKPGDSGAAIGRALEKAGVVKSANTFARVAGSNPDFAKIQPGTYELKRTMSSQAALNLLLDPDSRVSAGVTIREGLWQNEIFAILSKQTGTPLEDYKKVDPNTLGLPPAAQGKLEGFLFPSTYEFAPKTSAADQLKAMVSYGVKQMNTLGVSADKLRHVVIVASIVQSESRLGPDGPKVARVVENRLKDRMPLGMDSSIHYITQKRGTVTTTDQERNSSSPYNTYRNQGLPPGPISNPGMEALKAAANPAPGPWLYFVTVNQSTGETKFSTSLAEHNRYVAQFQAWCRANPGKC from the coding sequence ATGAATGACTCCCGTCTCTCCGATTCGATCTTCGGAGGGGGAGAAGAGCCGGGCGAGCCGGTGCGCCGCCTGCCCGGGCAGCGACCCAAGCCTGCCCAGACGCGTGCCCAGGCACGCCAGCAGCGTCCGGCGGATTCCGGTGGCGGCGACGGCCCCAGCCAGGTGCAGCGCAACCGTCGCAGTTGCCTGGTGATGTTGCTCGCTGCGGTGCTCGTGCTCGGTGGGGTCGGTCTCGCGGTCGGCACGCTGGGTTCCAGCCTGCTGCCCAGTTTCGGTGGGGGTTCCGACGAAGGTGGTGATTTCACCGGCGAGGGTTCGGGCACTGTGGACGTGCAGGTCAAGCCTGGCGATTCGGGTGCGGCCATCGGCCGGGCACTGGAGAAGGCGGGTGTTGTGAAGTCGGCGAACACCTTCGCGCGGGTTGCCGGCAGCAACCCCGATTTCGCCAAGATCCAGCCTGGCACCTACGAACTGAAGCGGACGATGAGTTCGCAGGCTGCACTCAACCTGCTGCTCGACCCGGATTCGCGGGTCAGCGCCGGTGTCACGATCCGTGAGGGTCTCTGGCAGAACGAGATCTTCGCGATCCTGTCCAAGCAGACCGGCACGCCGCTGGAGGACTACAAGAAGGTCGACCCCAACACGCTGGGCCTGCCGCCGGCCGCGCAGGGCAAGCTCGAGGGATTCCTCTTCCCCTCGACCTATGAATTCGCACCCAAGACGTCCGCCGCCGACCAGCTCAAGGCGATGGTCAGCTACGGCGTGAAGCAGATGAACACTCTCGGCGTATCGGCTGACAAGCTGCGCCACGTGGTGATCGTGGCTTCCATCGTCCAGTCCGAATCGCGTCTGGGGCCCGATGGACCCAAGGTCGCGCGGGTGGTCGAGAACCGCTTGAAGGACCGCATGCCGCTGGGTATGGACTCCTCGATCCACTACATCACCCAGAAGCGCGGCACGGTCACCACGACCGACCAGGAGCGCAACAGCAGCAGCCCCTACAACACCTACCGCAACCAGGGACTGCCGCCCGGGCCGATCAGCAACCCGGGCATGGAGGCCCTGAAGGCCGCCGCCAACCCGGCGCCTGGTCCGTGGTTGTACTTCGTGACCGTCAACCAAAGCACCGGTGAGACGAAGTTCTCCACGTCGCTGGCGGAGCACAACCGTTATGTCGCCCAGTTCCAGGCATGGTGCCGGGCCAATCCGGGTAAGTGCTGA
- the ruvX gene encoding Holliday junction resolvase RuvX — MRRGVRIGADVGSVRVGISICDPDGLLATPETTFARDAAKDRDIEQVLALVDERTAIEVIVGLPRSLSGDEGPAAQAARSWATALRRRRPELSVRMVDERLTTVDAHRVMRDAGISTRRSRSVIDSQAAAMILQVALDTERTTGTPPGVLVGARKARHRGRGKKEDSA; from the coding sequence ATGAGGCGTGGCGTCCGGATCGGTGCGGACGTGGGCTCCGTCCGGGTCGGGATCTCGATCTGCGACCCGGACGGGCTGCTCGCCACCCCGGAGACGACCTTCGCTCGCGACGCCGCCAAGGACCGCGACATCGAGCAGGTGCTCGCGCTCGTCGATGAACGAACAGCAATCGAGGTGATCGTCGGACTACCTCGGTCGTTGTCCGGTGACGAGGGTCCGGCCGCCCAGGCAGCCCGCTCCTGGGCCACCGCACTCCGCCGCCGCCGCCCCGAACTCTCCGTCCGGATGGTCGACGAGCGACTCACGACGGTGGATGCTCATCGGGTGATGCGTGATGCCGGAATTTCGACACGGCGCAGTAGAAGCGTCATAGACAGCCAGGCTGCTGCCATGATCTTGCAAGTTGCGCTGGACACCGAGCGCACGACCGGCACACCGCCGGGTGTGTTGGTGGGTGCTCGGAAAGCACGTCACCGTGGTCGTGGCAAGAAAGAGGACTCTGCATGA